One Campylobacter concisus DNA segment encodes these proteins:
- a CDS encoding sugar transferase, whose product MIILGEKYTFTKLELEKLRKKFGQVNFLSHENSDAKTLRSALENLIKSGDQRLIVLNTEKPVDGKLVRFLTLLQFKTKYKKIKFLNVESFLEIYLQKCYIPENGENLNFLNDIKPYNALEYALKRVIDYVSCSMLFVMLFVLKFYVKKKIDEQSPGSLYFLQNRVGLGNREFECIKFRSMVVDAEKDGAKFASKNDERVFEFGEFMRKTRIDEVPQCINVLRGQMHLIGPRPERRYWINFFEKEIPYYNERHIVRPGITGWAQVNYTYGANALDAKQKLMYDLYYIKHWSFWLEIKTIFKTFEIILSKKGI is encoded by the coding sequence ATGATCATCCTTGGCGAAAAATATACTTTCACCAAACTCGAGCTAGAGAAGCTTAGGAAGAAATTTGGTCAGGTAAATTTTTTATCCCATGAAAATAGCGATGCTAAAACTTTGCGAAGCGCACTGGAAAATCTCATAAAATCAGGTGATCAAAGGCTCATAGTGCTAAATACCGAAAAGCCAGTTGATGGCAAGCTGGTGAGATTTCTCACGCTTTTGCAGTTTAAAACGAAGTATAAGAAGATCAAATTTCTAAATGTGGAGAGCTTTTTAGAAATTTATCTGCAAAAGTGCTACATCCCAGAAAATGGCGAAAATTTAAACTTTTTAAATGATATCAAGCCTTACAATGCCCTTGAATACGCCTTAAAACGCGTGATTGACTACGTAAGCTGCTCGATGCTTTTTGTGATGCTTTTTGTGCTTAAATTTTACGTAAAGAAAAAGATAGACGAGCAATCCCCTGGCAGCCTTTACTTCTTGCAAAATAGGGTTGGGCTGGGCAATAGAGAATTTGAATGTATCAAATTTCGCTCGATGGTGGTTGATGCTGAAAAAGACGGGGCTAAATTTGCTAGCAAAAACGATGAGAGAGTCTTTGAATTTGGCGAATTTATGCGTAAAACTCGCATTGACGAGGTGCCACAATGCATAAATGTGCTTCGCGGTCAGATGCACCTGATAGGCCCAAGACCAGAGCGAAGATACTGGATAAATTTCTTTGAAAAAGAGATCCCTTACTATAATGAACGCCACATCGTCCGCCCAGGGATTACCGGCTGGGCACAGGTAAACTACACTTACGGCGCAAATGCACTTGATGCCAAACAAAAGCTAATGTATGATCTTTACTACATAAAGCACTGGTCATTTTGGCTGGAGATAAAAACTATATTTAAAACATTTGAGATAATACTAAGCAAAAAAGGTATTTAG
- a CDS encoding YeiH family protein — protein sequence MSHKFLAVLVLALICAISFVLSNTVLAKFHTSPLIISIILGAIFANLFTKQTQILKNSGVVAIAGKQILRLGIILFGFNISLSEIASVGALGVIYSAFMVFVTFAFALFVAKALGLSKDSAVLIGSGASICGAAAVMATQNEIKADANKLAIAICTVILFGSIGMFIYPFIAKFLALTPQQTGFFIGGSLHEVAHVVAASAAFDSATSSSALIIKMLRVIMLVPFLFLLNFLNLSQNSSGSKLKSIPWFALFFLVAICVRSLPFFPENLVQILKLSASICLCVAMCALGFGIDRSIFKATGKKPFLLAFFIFLWLICSSLVFVKTLC from the coding sequence ATGTCTCATAAATTTCTTGCTGTGCTTGTTTTGGCGCTAATCTGCGCCATTTCTTTTGTGCTCTCAAACACGGTTTTGGCTAAATTTCACACTAGCCCGCTCATCATCTCGATCATTTTAGGCGCCATTTTTGCAAATCTTTTTACCAAACAGACTCAAATTTTAAAAAATAGCGGCGTCGTAGCGATCGCTGGGAAGCAAATTTTAAGGCTTGGCATCATACTTTTTGGCTTTAATATAAGCCTTAGTGAGATCGCAAGCGTTGGCGCTCTTGGCGTGATATACTCAGCTTTTATGGTATTTGTGACCTTTGCTTTTGCTCTTTTTGTCGCTAAAGCTTTGGGACTTAGCAAAGATAGTGCCGTGCTCATTGGCTCAGGGGCAAGCATCTGCGGCGCAGCTGCTGTCATGGCTACTCAAAATGAGATAAAAGCAGACGCAAACAAGCTTGCTATCGCTATTTGCACAGTGATACTATTTGGGAGTATTGGCATGTTTATCTACCCATTTATCGCTAAATTTCTAGCTCTCACGCCTCAGCAAACTGGCTTTTTTATCGGCGGCTCACTTCACGAAGTAGCCCACGTAGTGGCAGCTTCAGCGGCATTTGATAGCGCAACAAGCAGCTCTGCCCTCATCATAAAAATGCTTCGCGTCATCATGCTAGTGCCATTTTTGTTTTTGCTAAATTTTTTAAATTTAAGCCAAAATAGCAGCGGCTCAAAGCTAAAGAGCATACCATGGTTTGCGCTATTTTTCCTAGTGGCGATCTGCGTCAGGTCTTTGCCATTTTTCCCTGAAAATTTGGTGCAAATTTTAAAGCTCTCAGCTAGCATCTGTCTTTGTGTTGCGATGTGTGCTTTGGGGTTTGGGATAGATAGGAGTATATTTAAAGCGACGGGCAAAAAGCCATTTTTACTAGCATTTTTTATATTTTTATGGCTTATTTGCTCATCGCTTGTCTTTGTTAAGACTCTTTGCTAG
- the nadD gene encoding nicotinate (nicotinamide) nucleotide adenylyltransferase: MKLALFGGSFDPVHLGHDSIVKMALSGLDIDKLIIMPTFISPFKSEFSAPPELRLKWIREIWGGLEKVEISDYEINLARPVPTIETVKYLYEKFKIEKFYLIIGADHLATLDKWHGYEELRNLVQFVIAKRNHIEIPQNLQKMDVHVDVSSSQIRHQKGLDELPSEIKDEIINFYQGLKMQERSMQERTESIVKVLDAKKAEEIQVFDMSGDDYFVKAVVIATTLGERHAYSLAEDLKEELKPLGERFIGTESSPDWIVMDLGDILIHLLSPAYRAKYNIEEFLQKLKTSKES; this comes from the coding sequence ATGAAGTTAGCACTTTTTGGCGGGAGCTTTGATCCGGTTCATTTAGGACACGATAGTATTGTGAAAATGGCACTAAGCGGCCTTGATATCGACAAGCTCATCATCATGCCAACTTTTATAAGTCCATTTAAGAGCGAATTTTCAGCTCCACCAGAGCTTCGCCTAAAGTGGATAAGAGAAATTTGGGGCGGCTTAGAGAAGGTCGAGATCTCAGACTATGAGATAAATTTAGCTCGCCCAGTGCCTACCATAGAGACAGTTAAGTATTTGTATGAGAAATTCAAGATAGAGAAATTTTATCTCATAATAGGCGCGGACCACCTAGCTACGCTTGATAAGTGGCACGGCTACGAGGAGCTTAGAAATTTAGTGCAGTTTGTGATCGCCAAGCGCAATCACATAGAAATTCCACAAAATTTACAAAAAATGGACGTGCATGTGGATGTTAGCTCATCGCAGATCAGGCACCAAAAGGGGCTTGATGAGCTGCCTAGCGAGATAAAAGATGAGATTATAAATTTTTACCAAGGATTAAAGATGCAGGAAAGATCGATGCAAGAGCGCACCGAAAGTATAGTTAAGGTTTTAGACGCAAAAAAGGCTGAAGAGATACAAGTGTTTGATATGAGCGGGGATGATTATTTCGTAAAGGCCGTAGTTATCGCCACTACGCTTGGTGAGAGGCACGCTTACTCGCTGGCTGAGGATCTAAAAGAGGAGCTTAAGCCTCTTGGAGAGAGATTTATAGGTACTGAGAGCTCACCTGATTGGATCGTGATGGACCTTGGCGACATTTTGATACATCTTTTGAGCCCAGCCTACAGAGCAAAATACAACATCGAAGAGTTTTTGCAAAAGCTAAAAACTAGCAAAGAGTCTTAA
- the gap gene encoding type I glyceraldehyde-3-phosphate dehydrogenase, producing MSVKVAINGFGRIGRCAARIILERDDVELVAINDTATRDMTRYLLKYDSVHGEFKQDVKVISDEFIEVNGKKIRVFSTRDLNELSYADYGTDVVLECTGKFLTTEKCEPYLARGVKKVVMSAPAKDDTATFVVGVNDDKYAGEAIVSNASCTTNGLAPVAKVLNDKFGIVKGLMTTIHAYTNGQSLVDVKAKDFRRSRAAALNIGPTTTGAAKAIAKVLPELNGKLHGQAVRVPVANVSMVDLTAVLKRPASKEEINEAFRTAAESNLKGILFVDDDYRVSSDFCTSTFSSIVASDTTQVIADDMVKVFAWYDNEWGYSTRLVDLAKIVATK from the coding sequence ATGTCAGTTAAAGTAGCAATAAACGGCTTTGGGCGTATCGGTAGGTGTGCCGCTCGTATTATTTTAGAGCGAGACGATGTTGAGCTTGTCGCTATTAACGACACCGCAACAAGGGATATGACGAGGTACTTGCTCAAATACGACAGCGTGCACGGCGAATTTAAGCAAGACGTTAAGGTGATAAGCGACGAATTTATAGAAGTAAATGGCAAAAAGATAAGAGTTTTTTCTACAAGAGATCTAAACGAGCTTAGCTACGCAGACTACGGCACAGACGTGGTTTTAGAGTGCACTGGCAAGTTTTTAACCACTGAAAAATGTGAGCCATATCTTGCTCGCGGCGTCAAAAAAGTCGTCATGAGCGCTCCCGCAAAAGACGACACGGCGACATTTGTAGTTGGCGTAAATGACGATAAATACGCAGGCGAGGCGATCGTCTCAAACGCAAGCTGCACTACAAACGGCCTAGCTCCAGTTGCAAAGGTGCTAAACGATAAATTTGGCATCGTAAAAGGGCTAATGACCACGATCCACGCCTATACAAACGGACAGAGCCTAGTAGATGTAAAGGCTAAAGACTTCCGCCGCTCACGCGCTGCAGCGCTAAATATCGGACCTACTACCACCGGAGCTGCAAAAGCGATCGCTAAAGTGCTCCCCGAGCTAAATGGCAAACTACACGGCCAAGCAGTGCGCGTGCCAGTGGCAAACGTCTCAATGGTCGATCTAACGGCGGTTTTAAAAAGACCAGCTAGCAAAGAGGAGATAAACGAGGCGTTTAGAACGGCTGCGGAGTCAAATTTAAAGGGAATTTTATTTGTTGATGACGACTACAGAGTTAGCAGCGACTTTTGCACAAGCACCTTTAGCAGCATCGTAGCGAGCGACACTACGCAGGTTATCGCTGATGATATGGTGAAGGTCTTTGCGTGGTACGACAACGAGTGGGGCTACTCAACAAGGCTTGTCGATCTTGCTAAGATCGTGGCTACAAAGTAA
- a CDS encoding phosphoglycerate kinase has product MSDILSINDLELNGAKVFIRCDFNVPMDEFLNITDDRRIRSAIPTIRYCLDNGCSVVLASHLGRPKNGFEEKFSLRGVAKRLSRLLDREVIFAEDVIGNDAKTKAEALKAGEILMIENLRFEKGETKNDEALAKELSEFGEFYINDAFGVCHRAHASVEAITKFYDEKHKAAGFLLQKEINFAQNLIKHPSRPFVAVVGGSKVSGKLQALHNLLPRVDKLIIGGGMAFTFLKSMGENIGNSLLEEELIEDARQILQKGKELGVKIYLPVDVVAAQTFSAESAVKYVPAQEIPNGWMGLDIGPASIRLFKEVIADAQTIWWNGPMGVFEMDKFSKGSIKMSHAIIDTHATTVVGGGDTADVVERAGDADEMTFISTGGGASLELIEGKELPGIKPLRKEE; this is encoded by the coding sequence ATGAGTGATATTTTATCGATCAACGACCTTGAGCTTAATGGTGCAAAAGTCTTTATAAGGTGCGATTTTAACGTGCCTATGGATGAGTTTTTAAACATCACTGATGACCGTAGGATCCGCTCAGCGATACCAACTATCCGCTACTGCCTAGATAACGGCTGCAGCGTGGTTTTGGCTAGTCACTTGGGTCGTCCAAAAAATGGCTTTGAAGAGAAATTTTCACTTCGCGGCGTAGCAAAAAGGCTATCAAGACTGCTTGATAGAGAGGTGATATTTGCTGAAGATGTGATCGGAAATGATGCTAAGACAAAGGCTGAGGCGCTAAAAGCTGGTGAAATTTTGATGATAGAAAATTTACGCTTCGAAAAAGGCGAAACCAAAAACGATGAAGCTTTGGCAAAAGAGCTTTCAGAATTTGGCGAATTTTACATAAATGACGCATTTGGCGTTTGTCACAGAGCTCACGCATCGGTTGAAGCGATCACTAAATTTTACGATGAAAAGCATAAGGCAGCGGGATTTTTACTACAAAAAGAGATAAATTTCGCTCAAAATTTGATAAAACATCCATCTCGTCCATTTGTCGCAGTTGTGGGTGGCTCAAAGGTGAGCGGTAAGCTTCAAGCATTGCATAACCTTCTGCCACGTGTAGATAAGCTCATAATTGGCGGTGGCATGGCATTTACATTTTTAAAATCAATGGGTGAAAATATCGGAAATTCGCTCCTTGAAGAAGAGCTCATCGAAGATGCAAGGCAAATTTTACAAAAAGGCAAAGAACTAGGAGTGAAAATTTACCTGCCAGTGGATGTCGTCGCTGCTCAGACATTTTCAGCTGAAAGTGCCGTAAAATACGTCCCAGCACAGGAAATCCCAAATGGCTGGATGGGGCTTGATATCGGACCAGCGTCTATTAGGCTATTTAAAGAGGTCATCGCCGATGCACAAACCATCTGGTGGAACGGACCTATGGGTGTTTTTGAGATGGATAAATTTAGCAAAGGTAGTATCAAAATGAGCCACGCTATCATCGATACTCACGCGACAACCGTCGTTGGCGGTGGCGATACGGCTGACGTGGTCGAGCGCGCGGGAGATGCTGATGAAATGACATTTATCTCAACTGGTGGCGGTGCGAGCTTGGAGCTCATAGAAGGCAAAGAGCTGCCTGGCATAAAGCCGCTTAGAAAAGAGGAGTAG
- a CDS encoding triose-phosphate isomerase, translating to MKFLANLKCNHTRESFREYAKILDANLSANDDVSVFVPASAFDEKRHLFRLGAQNFYPCESGAFTGEIGKVMLDEFDIKDVLIGHSERREILKESEEFLRAKFDFAAKNGWNVIYCIGENLSTNESGATKEFLSRQLENIDLGYKNLVIAYEPIWAIGTGKSASIEQIDEVLSFLKTKANVPLLYGGSVNAANIADIAGIKSCDGVLVGTASWDANNFLGLISAASR from the coding sequence TTGAAATTTCTAGCGAATTTAAAGTGCAACCACACAAGAGAGAGCTTTAGAGAGTACGCGAAAATTTTAGACGCAAATTTAAGCGCAAATGACGACGTGAGCGTATTTGTACCAGCTAGTGCCTTTGATGAAAAAAGGCATCTTTTTAGGCTTGGGGCGCAGAATTTCTACCCTTGCGAGAGTGGGGCATTTACTGGCGAGATCGGCAAGGTAATGCTTGATGAATTTGATATCAAAGACGTGCTAATCGGCCACTCTGAGAGGCGTGAAATTTTAAAAGAGAGCGAGGAGTTTTTGCGAGCGAAATTTGACTTTGCTGCAAAAAATGGCTGGAATGTCATCTACTGCATCGGTGAAAATTTAAGCACAAACGAGAGCGGAGCGACCAAAGAATTTCTAAGCCGCCAGCTTGAAAATATAGACCTTGGCTATAAAAATTTAGTCATCGCCTATGAGCCGATATGGGCGATAGGAACTGGCAAGAGTGCGAGCATAGAGCAGATAGATGAGGTGCTAAGTTTTTTAAAGACAAAGGCAAACGTGCCGCTACTTTACGGCGGAAGCGTCAATGCAGCAAATATCGCTGATATCGCAGGTATAAAGAGCTGCGATGGGGTGCTGGTAGGCACAGCCAGCTGGGATGCGAATAATTTTCTAGGGCTTATTAGCGCGGCATCTCGCTGA
- the fabI gene encoding enoyl-ACP reductase FabI, producing the protein MILKGKKGLIVGVANAKSIAYGIAKACHDQGAQMAFTYLNDSLKKRVEPIAEEFGSKFVYELDVNNQAHLDGLASQIKKDLGEIDFVVHAVAYAPKEALEGEFVNTTKEAFDIAMGTSVYSLLSLTRAVLPVLKEGGSVLTLTYLGGPKFVPHYNVMGVAKAALESSVRYLAHDLGARNIRVNAISAGPIKTLAASGIGDFRMILRYNEVNSPLKRNVTTEDVGNSAMYLLSDLASGVTGEVHYVDCGYNIMGMGDVATDAEGNTILAWDAK; encoded by the coding sequence ATGATTTTAAAAGGTAAAAAAGGTCTGATCGTAGGCGTCGCTAATGCTAAATCAATAGCTTACGGCATCGCAAAAGCTTGTCACGATCAAGGTGCGCAGATGGCATTTACATACCTAAATGACTCTCTTAAAAAGCGCGTTGAGCCGATCGCTGAGGAGTTTGGTAGCAAATTTGTCTACGAGCTTGACGTAAATAACCAAGCACATTTAGATGGGCTTGCTAGCCAAATCAAAAAAGACCTTGGCGAGATCGATTTTGTCGTGCATGCTGTGGCCTATGCGCCCAAAGAGGCGCTTGAGGGCGAGTTTGTAAACACCACAAAAGAGGCATTTGACATAGCGATGGGCACTAGTGTTTATTCGCTGTTAAGCCTTACTCGCGCGGTCCTACCGGTGCTAAAAGAGGGCGGCTCGGTGCTAACTCTTACATATCTTGGCGGACCAAAATTTGTGCCACACTACAACGTTATGGGCGTTGCAAAAGCGGCACTTGAGAGCTCAGTTCGCTACTTAGCACACGACCTTGGCGCGAGAAATATCCGCGTAAACGCCATTAGTGCAGGTCCTATTAAAACGCTTGCCGCAAGCGGAATAGGCGACTTTAGAATGATTTTGCGCTACAACGAAGTAAATAGCCCGCTAAAACGCAACGTCACCACTGAAGACGTCGGCAACAGCGCTATGTACCTACTTAGCGACCTAGCTAGCGGCGTAACAGGCGAAGTCCACTACGTAGATTGCGGCTACAACATCATGGGCATGGGCGACGTGGCTACCGACGCCGAGGGCAACACGATCTTAGCTTGGGACGCAAAATAA
- a CDS encoding DUF2625 family protein: MRTLDELIDTNEPGWALIEEWLKEAKNDYEILPRDESRAQSELLGLQVTTRSPMGALVYGCGGIVIDGGWLRLLGSGCEQMKRGIYSFNLGKSFSEAGQMPSYLLVADDVLGGFFAVNGGAFGGKAGNVFYYAPDSGKWEDTQLGYSQFLYWALSGDISKFYELYRWDGWRDDVRNFSLDKVMFALPPLLWQDADVRLRLKDMKKDGVNIDEYFASLFKGEK; encoded by the coding sequence ATGAGGACTTTAGACGAGCTTATAGACACAAATGAGCCAGGCTGGGCGCTGATCGAAGAGTGGCTAAAAGAGGCCAAAAACGACTATGAAATTTTGCCTCGCGATGAGAGCAGGGCGCAAAGTGAGCTTTTAGGGCTTCAGGTCACCACTCGCTCGCCGATGGGAGCGCTTGTTTATGGGTGCGGCGGCATAGTGATAGATGGCGGTTGGCTGCGCCTGCTTGGCTCAGGATGCGAGCAGATGAAGCGCGGAATTTACAGCTTTAACCTTGGTAAAAGCTTTAGCGAAGCAGGGCAGATGCCTAGCTATTTGCTCGTGGCGGATGATGTTTTGGGCGGATTTTTCGCGGTAAATGGCGGCGCCTTTGGTGGTAAAGCTGGCAACGTCTTTTACTACGCACCAGACAGCGGCAAATGGGAAGATACGCAGCTTGGCTACTCGCAGTTTTTATACTGGGCGCTAAGTGGCGATATATCTAAATTTTACGAGCTTTACCGCTGGGATGGCTGGCGCGATGATGTAAGAAATTTTAGCCTTGATAAGGTGATGTTTGCGCTACCACCACTTCTTTGGCAAGACGCCGACGTAAGGCTAAGGCTAAAAGATATGAAAAAAGATGGCGTTAATATCGATGAGTATTTTGCCTCTTTGTTTAAGGGGGAGAAATAG
- a CDS encoding FtsW/RodA/SpoVE family cell cycle protein codes for MIKLDRRILTHFDFIQPFLIIPIIAISYILVSEANDILANKQLVYFGIGFVSFFIAFLLPIRRIDWIIPMFYWVCIVLLLSVDIFGVSKLGARRWLEIPFVHFTLQPSELMKPAFLLMLAYLVKQRPPEAQGYGLKDFLRLSFYILLPFALIMKEPDLGTALILLIVGYTILFVIGVNKKIWICIILAIGFSAPVLYENLHDYQKKRIHDFIAEEPSYHVKQSIIAIGSGGLKGKPKDEATQTHFKFLPIATSDFIFAYNIERFGFYGALLLLGLYGALITHLLSLNYGLKNDYFTQVTATGIAALIFVYVGVNVSMTIGFAPVVGVPLPFFSYGGSSFVTFMVLFGILQNLLTFRFDQTYRSVKFKF; via the coding sequence TTGATAAAACTAGATCGGCGTATTTTAACACATTTTGATTTTATTCAGCCGTTTTTAATCATCCCAATCATAGCCATCTCATACATCCTAGTTTCCGAAGCAAACGACATTTTGGCGAACAAACAGCTTGTATATTTTGGCATAGGATTTGTCTCATTTTTCATAGCATTTTTGCTGCCTATTAGGCGCATAGACTGGATTATCCCGATGTTTTACTGGGTCTGCATCGTGCTACTTTTAAGCGTTGATATCTTTGGCGTTAGCAAGCTTGGAGCTAGGCGCTGGCTGGAGATCCCCTTCGTTCACTTCACGCTTCAGCCCTCAGAGCTCATGAAACCAGCTTTTTTGCTGATGCTAGCCTATCTAGTTAAGCAGCGCCCTCCAGAGGCCCAGGGATACGGGCTAAAAGACTTTTTAAGGCTTAGTTTTTACATACTTTTGCCTTTTGCACTCATCATGAAAGAGCCTGATCTTGGCACCGCGCTCATACTTTTGATAGTTGGCTACACCATCCTTTTTGTCATCGGTGTAAATAAGAAAATTTGGATCTGCATCATCCTTGCCATAGGATTTTCGGCGCCAGTTTTGTATGAAAATTTGCATGATTATCAAAAAAAGAGGATCCACGACTTCATCGCTGAAGAGCCAAGCTACCACGTCAAACAAAGCATCATCGCCATAGGTAGTGGCGGGCTAAAGGGCAAGCCAAAGGACGAGGCGACGCAGACGCATTTTAAATTTTTGCCAATCGCCACAAGTGACTTCATCTTCGCCTACAATATCGAGCGTTTTGGTTTTTACGGGGCGCTGCTTTTGCTTGGGCTTTATGGAGCGCTTATAACGCACTTACTTAGCCTAAACTACGGGCTTAAGAATGATTATTTCACGCAGGTGACTGCCACTGGCATAGCCGCGCTCATCTTCGTCTACGTGGGGGTAAATGTCTCGATGACAATCGGTTTTGCGCCGGTTGTGGGCGTGCCGCTGCCGTTTTTTAGCTACGGCGGAAGCAGCTTCGTCACCTTCATGGTACTTTTTGGGATACTGCAAAATCTGCTAACATTTAGGTTTGATCAGACCTACCGCTCGGTGAAATTTAAATTTTAA
- a CDS encoding RluA family pseudouridine synthase, whose product MVKFNVLNSSRLDVAVAQELQISRNQALNLIKDSLVSVNLKPVSKPSFILNENDEICVNFAPKKEVQNEYEVNFEIPIIYEDDDLIVLNKPPQIVVHQAPSVKEATLVEWLNKKDFMLSNLNGDVRAGIVHRLDKGTSGAIVVAKNNFAHAKLSEQLSDKSMGRIYLALTDLPLKEDVIIDKPIGRNPNNRLKKAIVADAKFAKSAFVNLLSESGVNLIAAKLFTGRTHQIRVHLASINRHILGDDLYGFKSQGDKISRVMLHAYMLYFIHPRTGKRVEFTAKTYDDFNQIIYKKIPKEIFDEKICPTHIDTIFSSFLSGMRL is encoded by the coding sequence TTGGTTAAATTTAATGTTTTAAATAGCTCAAGACTCGACGTTGCAGTGGCGCAGGAGCTTCAAATTTCACGTAATCAAGCTTTAAATTTGATAAAAGACTCTCTTGTAAGCGTAAATTTAAAACCAGTCTCAAAACCAAGTTTTATTTTAAACGAAAACGATGAAATTTGCGTAAATTTTGCCCCAAAAAAAGAGGTGCAAAACGAGTACGAAGTAAATTTTGAGATCCCTATCATCTATGAAGATGACGATCTCATAGTGCTAAATAAGCCCCCGCAAATCGTAGTTCACCAAGCCCCAAGCGTCAAAGAGGCGACGTTAGTTGAGTGGTTAAACAAAAAGGACTTTATGCTCTCAAATTTAAACGGCGACGTAAGAGCCGGCATCGTCCACCGCCTAGATAAGGGCACGAGCGGCGCTATCGTCGTTGCTAAAAACAACTTCGCCCACGCAAAACTTAGCGAGCAGCTAAGCGATAAGAGCATGGGGAGAATTTATCTAGCGCTCACTGACTTGCCCCTAAAAGAGGACGTGATCATCGACAAGCCAATCGGCAGAAATCCAAACAACCGCCTAAAAAAAGCGATCGTCGCGGACGCTAAATTTGCCAAAAGTGCCTTTGTAAATTTACTAAGCGAAAGCGGAGTAAATTTGATAGCAGCAAAGCTTTTTACAGGCAGGACACACCAGATAAGAGTGCATCTTGCTAGCATAAACCGCCATATTTTAGGCGATGATTTATACGGATTTAAGAGCCAAGGCGATAAAATAAGCAGAGTTATGCTTCACGCTTATATGCTCTATTTTATCCATCCACGAACTGGCAAAAGGGTAGAATTTACCGCAAAAACGTATGATGACTTTAACCAAATAATTTACAAAAAAATTCCCAAGGAGATTTTTGATGAAAAAATTTGCCCTACGCATATTGACACCATTTTTAGTAGCTTTCTTAGCGGGATGCGGCTCTAG
- a CDS encoding fibronectin type III domain-containing protein: protein MKKFALRILTPFLVAFLAGCGSSVPTQQSTSLPTITSLKTISDMTEVGFEWNPVSDESVVGYYLYRSNPNDANSKMQLVANIKDRFATHYVDRDLAPETTYSYQMRTYSSNAISQPGAIATATTKPLLDSVPFAQAITGLPGRVKVIWRPHPDSTVASYLIQRSDAGANKFSQIAEVNGRLNAEYIDTEVKPGRSYEYRILVKTSSGVISKPSQNISATTKELP from the coding sequence ATGAAAAAATTTGCCCTACGCATATTGACACCATTTTTAGTAGCTTTCTTAGCGGGATGCGGCTCTAGCGTACCGACCCAGCAAAGCACGTCACTACCAACTATCACAAGCTTAAAAACTATTTCAGATATGACAGAAGTTGGCTTTGAGTGGAACCCAGTGAGCGACGAGAGCGTCGTTGGCTACTACCTTTACCGTTCAAATCCAAACGATGCAAACTCAAAAATGCAACTAGTTGCAAACATAAAAGACCGCTTTGCTACGCACTATGTGGATCGCGACCTAGCTCCAGAGACAACTTACTCATACCAGATGAGAACCTACTCAAGCAACGCCATCTCTCAACCAGGTGCGATCGCAACTGCGACAACTAAGCCACTACTTGACTCTGTGCCATTTGCACAAGCTATCACAGGGCTTCCAGGCCGTGTAAAAGTGATCTGGAGACCACATCCTGATAGCACAGTAGCAAGCTATCTCATCCAAAGAAGCGATGCAGGAGCTAATAAATTTAGCCAGATCGCAGAGGTAAATGGCAGACTAAACGCCGAGTATATCGATACTGAGGTAAAACCTGGCAGGTCTTATGAGTATAGGATATTAGTTAAAACTTCTTCTGGCGTCATCTCAAAACCAAGCCAAAACATAAGCGCCACAACAAAGGAGTTACCCTAA